The Sylvia atricapilla isolate bSylAtr1 chromosome 5, bSylAtr1.pri, whole genome shotgun sequence genome includes a window with the following:
- the TMEM60 gene encoding transmembrane protein 60 encodes MRMSLAQRVLLTWLFTLLFLIMLVLKLDEKAPWNWFLIFIPVWIFDTILLVMLIVKMAGRCKSGFDPRNGSQNMKKKVWYLTAMLLKLAFCLALCARLQRFTTMRLAYVFIPLWALLIGAMLELGYNVFYVRRD; translated from the coding sequence ATGAGAATGTCCCTGGCCCAAAGAGTGCTGCTGACATGGCTTTTCACGTTACTCTTCCTCATCATGCTGGTGCTGAAGCTGGATGAGAAAGCACCGTGGAACTGGTTCCTCATTTTCATTCCGGTGTGGATATTTGATACAATCCTCCTCGTTATGTTGATTGTAAAAATGGCTGGACGGTGCAAGTCTGGCTTTGACCCCCGCAACGGCTCCCAgaacatgaagaagaaggtgtGGTACCTCACAGCCATGCTGCTGAAGCTGGCCTTCTGCCTGGCGCTGTGCGCGAGGCTGCAGCGCTTCACCACCATGAGACTGGCCTACGTCTTCATCCCGCTCTGGGCCCTGCTCATCGGGGccatgctggagctgggctACAACGTCTTCTACGTGCGAAGAGACTGA